The Dyadobacter sandarakinus DNA window CCCTTTCCGTCCTCGGTACGCACAGTCAGCGAAAAATTCACATTGGTGCTTGGGTAGTATGCAAACAAACCTTTGGAGTTCATCATCGCGCGGTAGCCTTTCTGGTTTTCGAGAAAACCGGCGGCTGTGAGGTTCTGGGCGCGGGTAAGTTCGAGGCTTTTTGCAACCGCATTGGCGCGAACATCCGGGTTAATCGCCGCAGTTGAGTCAAAAAATCCGTTGGATTTTCCATAAGTCTGCGGGCCTAGTACCCCTACATATTCCGGATTTTCAGGAGCGAGCTGTGCCAGCTCTTCAGCGCGGCGGACGCACTTTTCAATGGCCTCGTCGCTGAATTCGTCGACGGTCGCCACACCCACTTTTTTCCCAAAAGCCGACTGGACTTCCAGGTTCTGGTTAATCAGCGCGCCGCTGGTCGAGACTTCATTTCTTGCATAACGAATATTACCCCGCTCCTCACCCATAATATTCACCTCACATTCATCTGCCTTGGAATATTTAAGCACCTTTTGCAGCAGTGCCTTTGCTTCGGATTCTGTTAGTATGATTGGCATATTGTTTCAGTTTTGAATGACTGAATGATTGAATGATTGAATGATTGAATGGATTTAGTTGTGAGTTAGTGAGGGAGTGAGTTAGCGAGTAGGTGAATTGGATTATGGATAAATTCAATACCTCAATCACACATTCACTCACTCACTAATTTGCTAACTCACCATTCAATCATTCAGTCATTCAATCATTCATTCATTAAATTTTCCTGGCTGTATTAATCACATTTACTCCATTAAACCTTGCCGTCGAGCTGCCGTGTGAGACTGCGCTGGATTGGGAGGGCTGGCCTTTTCCGTCGAAGAAGGAGCCGCCCAGGCGGTAATCTTTTTCATCGCAAACGGCCACGCACGAGTTCCAGAATTCCTGCGTATTGGACTGGTAAGCCACATCTTTCAGCATTCCGACGATTTTCCCGTCTTTGATTTCATAAAACAACTGGCCGCCAAATTGGAAGTTATAGCGCTGCTGATCAATGGAAAACGAACCGTCGCCGATGATGTAAATGCCCTTTTTCACATCCTTGATCATCTGCTCCACACTCAGCGGCGTCTTGCCGGATTCCAGCGACACATTTGGCATACGCTGAAACTGTACCGAGCTCCAACTATCCGCGTAGCAGCAACCCTGCGACTCTTTTCCGCCAATGATATGCACCTGGTCGCGGATCGCCTGGTAGTTAACCAGAATACCATCACGCACCAGATCCCATTTTTTGGTATTTACCCCCTCATCATCCCAGCCCACTGCACCCAGCGAGCCTACCTGCAACTTGTCGGCAACCAGGTTCACCTGCTTGCTGCCGTACTGGAAGTTTTTAGACTGCCACTTATCGAGTGTAGCGAAGGAAGTTCCGGCAAAATTGGCCTCATACCCGAGCACGCGGTCGAGTTCGAGCGGGTGACCTACGGACTCGTGAATGGTCAGCCAGAGGTGCGACGGGTCGAGGATTAAATCATATTTACCGGCCTCGACGGACTTTGCTGTCAGCTTTTCCTTGGCTTGTCTGGCGGCTGCGGTAACATCTTCCAGCATATCGTAGCCCATATTATAGCGGGTAGTGATGCCGGTAACCTTGTCCGAAGGATTGGTCTGCAGGTAGTCATAACCCATTCCCATTGGTGCGCTCAATGCATTCCGCGTCTCAAATTTCCCGGTTTTCGGATCAATGGTGGTTACATTGAATTGCGGGAAAATGCGATGAATATCCTGGTCAATGTAAGAGCCGTCCGTCGAGGCGAAGTACTTTTGCTCATTGACCATGAAAAGTACGGAGTTGACGTAGTTAGCACCGTTTTTCAATGCTGCGTCATTCACCGAAAGCAGCAGGTCTACCTTCTCTTTGATAGGTACCTCAAATGCATTTTTCTTGATCGGCGCTTTCCAGCTCACTTCCCCGAAACCCTTCTGGGGCGCGAGCTGCACGGGCTCTTTCATCAGTTTGGCATTGGCCTTCGCAATCGCCACTGCATTTTCAGCAGCCTGCGCCATCTGCGCTTCATTATTTACATCCACCACGGCCGAAAATCCCCAGCATCCGTTGGCAATCACGCGCACGCCCACGCCGTAAGATTCGGTATTGACGATATTCTGGACCTTATCCTCGCGCGTGACCACGAACTGGTTGAGGTAGCGTCCAATACGCACATCGGCATAAGTAGCACCTTTTGACCTGGCCGCATTCAGGGCAGCGTCCGCCAGCCTTTTCTTCACGGCCACATCTACACCCGGCTGAAGAAATGCCTCGGGAGAAACCGTCCGGCCGGTAGCAAAGCCAGGTATCATGAACGCTCCCGTTCCGATTCCGGCCCATTGTATAAAATCTCGTCTGTTCAAAATATTTCTAATTTTTGCTAATCGTAGCTATGGATTTTTACCAAAAGACAACTATTAATGTAAGATGTTGCCCGTCAGCACAGAATCTTCTTTGTATGTAAGGCTTTAATCCGATATAAATGGTCAGACCGCATCAGAGAGGCTGGTGAATGTGAAATCACGGATTTTCAATGGCGGGATTAAATTTCCATTGGTTCTCACCGGCTTACCGGCAGCTTCCAGGTTGTTGAGCATGATCACCGGACTTTCGTTAAAGCGGAAGTTTTTCACGGGATATTTGATCTGTCCGTTTTCAATGTAAAAAGTACCGTCGCGTGTAAGGCCTGTATACAAAAGGGTTTGCGGGTCCACCGAGCGGATGTACCAGAAGCGCGTCACAAGAATGCCTTTTTCTGTATTTTTGATCAGGTCCGCTATCGACTCCGTGCCGCCCTGCATGATAAATCCCCCCGGCGCCGGCACTGCTTTCACGTTCTGCTTCTGCGCCCAGAAGCGGGAGTAGTACATATTTTTAACCACGCCATTTTCAATCCAGGTTACTTTCTCCTGTGGGCGGCCGTCACCCGTGTAAGTTGAGCCCGGGATCTCAATGTTCTGCGGGTCTGAATAAATGGTGACGCGCTCGTCAAACAGCTTTTCGCCCAGCCGCGTGCCGCCACCTTTTTTACCCAAAAAGCTCCGGCCTTCATCGGCATTCCGCGCATCCATGCTGCGCATCATATTCCAAGTAGATCGGCCGCAGCAGTCGGTTCAAGAATTA harbors:
- a CDS encoding TldD/PmbA family protein, which gives rise to MNRRDFIQWAGIGTGAFMIPGFATGRTVSPEAFLQPGVDVAVKKRLADAALNAARSKGATYADVRIGRYLNQFVVTREDKVQNIVNTESYGVGVRVIANGCWGFSAVVDVNNEAQMAQAAENAVAIAKANAKLMKEPVQLAPQKGFGEVSWKAPIKKNAFEVPIKEKVDLLLSVNDAALKNGANYVNSVLFMVNEQKYFASTDGSYIDQDIHRIFPQFNVTTIDPKTGKFETRNALSAPMGMGYDYLQTNPSDKVTGITTRYNMGYDMLEDVTAAARQAKEKLTAKSVEAGKYDLILDPSHLWLTIHESVGHPLELDRVLGYEANFAGTSFATLDKWQSKNFQYGSKQVNLVADKLQVGSLGAVGWDDEGVNTKKWDLVRDGILVNYQAIRDQVHIIGGKESQGCCYADSWSSVQFQRMPNVSLESGKTPLSVEQMIKDVKKGIYIIGDGSFSIDQQRYNFQFGGQLFYEIKDGKIVGMLKDVAYQSNTQEFWNSCVAVCDEKDYRLGGSFFDGKGQPSQSSAVSHGSSTARFNGVNVINTARKI